A window of the Phragmites australis chromosome 20, lpPhrAust1.1, whole genome shotgun sequence genome harbors these coding sequences:
- the LOC133901173 gene encoding uncharacterized protein LOC133901173 — translation MAFTGRIKQLMQKYGKVALTVHVSVSCASIAGLYVAINNNVDVDAVFRRFGISPGVSIGGEAPPATVPAPAARNEALRDAAPPPRLDEVLNEAPERERPRNRTTELVASSGGALALALICNKALLPVRVPITIALTPPVARALSRWKLVKT, via the coding sequence atggcgttCACCGGCAGGATCAAGCAGCTCATGCAAAAGTACGGCAAGGTTGCCCTCACAGTCCACGTCTCCGTCTCCTGCGCCTCCATCGCCggcctctacgtcgccatcaacAACAACGTCGACGTCGACGCCGTCTTCCGCCGGTTCGGCATCTCCCCCGGCGTCAGCATCGGAGGCGAGGCCCCGCCCGCCACcgtccccgcccccgccgcccgcAACGAGGCCCTGCGCGACGCCGCCCCGCCGCCCCGCCTTGACGAGGTCCTGAACGAAGCGCCGGAGCGGGAGCGGCCCCGCAACCGGACGACGGAGCTCGTGGCGTCCAGCGGCGGCGCTCTCGCGCTCGCCCTCATTTGCAACAAGGCGCTGCTTCCCGTGAGGGTCCCCATCACCATCGCGCTCACgccgcccgtcgccagggcccTCAGCCGCTGGAAGCTCGTGAAGACCTGA